One Porphyromonas pogonae genomic region harbors:
- a CDS encoding bifunctional 3-deoxy-7-phosphoheptulonate synthase/chorismate mutase type II, producing MKLNIDPILFHDIQYHRPLVIAGPCSAETEEQVMNTAFQLRDNGIRIFRAGAWKPRTKPGGFEGVGVKALAWLRRVKEETGMYVCTEVATPMHVYESLKAGIDVFWIGARTTANPFAVQEIANALKGVDVPVLVKNPVSPDLELWIGAIQRINNAGIKRMAAVHRGFTYYNKSIYRNLPQWHIPIELHRRIPNLPLLCDPSHMGGKRELISPLSQQAMDLGFSGLIIESHCDPDSAWSDASQQITPQTLSTIIKQLIIRKEYDNADRLSELRAQIDECDGVIIQELAKRMRISNEIGSYKKEHGVTILQSDRYNEVLSKRILRGRAYGMRPEFIKQIFEVVHEESIRRQMNLIGDGLH from the coding sequence ATGAAATTAAATATTGATCCCATATTATTCCATGATATACAGTATCATCGACCTTTGGTTATAGCCGGGCCTTGCAGTGCCGAGACTGAAGAGCAAGTCATGAATACTGCTTTTCAACTTAGGGATAACGGTATCCGTATTTTCAGAGCAGGCGCATGGAAGCCAAGAACCAAGCCGGGAGGCTTCGAGGGGGTGGGGGTAAAAGCTTTGGCCTGGCTCAGGCGGGTCAAGGAAGAGACAGGCATGTATGTATGCACAGAGGTAGCTACTCCTATGCACGTATATGAGAGCCTCAAAGCTGGTATTGATGTTTTTTGGATTGGTGCGCGCACTACAGCTAACCCCTTTGCTGTGCAAGAGATTGCTAATGCTTTGAAAGGTGTAGATGTACCCGTTTTGGTGAAAAATCCGGTAAGTCCTGATCTTGAATTATGGATAGGTGCAATACAACGAATCAATAATGCCGGAATAAAACGTATGGCTGCGGTGCATAGAGGTTTTACCTACTATAATAAAAGTATCTATCGTAATCTCCCTCAATGGCATATCCCAATCGAACTACATCGCAGAATACCGAATCTTCCTCTTTTATGTGATCCAAGTCATATGGGAGGTAAACGTGAACTCATCTCTCCCTTGTCCCAACAGGCTATGGATTTGGGCTTTTCCGGACTTATTATTGAAAGTCATTGTGACCCTGATTCAGCTTGGAGTGATGCGTCACAGCAAATAACACCCCAAACACTATCAACAATAATCAAACAACTTATTATCCGTAAAGAATACGACAATGCGGATCGCTTGTCCGAATTGCGAGCTCAGATTGATGAATGTGATGGTGTGATTATCCAAGAGTTGGCAAAACGCATGCGTATCTCGAATGAAATAGGTTCTTACAAGAAAGAGCATGGGGTAACAATTTTACAATCAGATCGCTATAATGAAGTCTTGAGTAAAAGGATATTGAGAGGTAGGGCTTATGGGATGAGGCCTGAATTTATAAAACAAATATTCGAAGTAGTGCATGAAGAAAGTATAAGGAGGCAAATGAATTTGATTGGTGATGGACTTCATTGA
- a CDS encoding class I SAM-dependent methyltransferase translates to MKRKYEFNNIISETLLIPLYMRAKESSRGEGAILHDPLAEKLVSSLDYDFSRFDGAKMSELGCVVRGRYFDDAVSRFISLRKNPVVVNVGCGLDTRFQRLNEIEKAIFYEMDLPEVIDLRRELIPEPSRDHYLSASLLKTDWMDELKQKHPQADFIFVVEGVLMYFFEDDVKSFLNELVHRFTGGELWFDVCGPNLIRSKYIKPDSLKNHDAQIRSGFADGHVGEEWAPGLKLIEQALYQKKYTRRWAFMPRMMGYFPGICKKFSSMLGYEIHKPNEN, encoded by the coding sequence ATGAAAAGAAAATATGAATTTAATAATATAATATCGGAAACCTTGCTGATCCCCCTGTACATGAGAGCAAAAGAAAGTAGTAGGGGAGAAGGTGCTATTTTGCACGATCCATTGGCCGAAAAGTTGGTAAGCAGTCTGGATTATGACTTTTCACGTTTTGACGGAGCTAAGATGAGCGAGTTGGGATGCGTTGTGCGAGGTCGTTATTTTGATGATGCCGTATCACGATTTATCTCCTTGCGTAAAAACCCTGTAGTGGTCAACGTAGGCTGTGGGTTAGATACCCGATTCCAGCGTCTCAATGAGATTGAAAAAGCAATTTTTTATGAAATGGATTTGCCTGAAGTTATTGATTTGCGCCGTGAATTAATCCCCGAACCTTCACGTGATCATTACTTATCAGCTTCTTTATTGAAAACAGACTGGATGGATGAGTTGAAGCAGAAGCATCCCCAAGCTGATTTTATTTTTGTTGTAGAGGGTGTACTTATGTATTTTTTCGAGGATGATGTAAAATCGTTTTTAAATGAATTGGTGCACCGCTTTACCGGAGGGGAGCTCTGGTTCGATGTATGTGGCCCTAATCTGATAAGATCGAAATACATCAAACCTGATTCCCTGAAGAATCATGACGCTCAAATCCGATCAGGATTTGCTGATGGTCATGTAGGTGAAGAGTGGGCTCCGGGACTAAAACTTATTGAGCAGGCATTATATCAAAAGAAATATACCCGGAGATGGGCCTTTATGCCTCGAATGATGGGTTATTTTCCTGGAATATGTAAGAAATTCAGTTCGATGTTAGGATATGAGATACATAAGCCTAATGAGAATTAG
- a CDS encoding methyltransferase family protein: MSLNFIIHAIVVIMSLLGLIIYFYAFYLGYKYHHLGKESNLPEKLYFTGGYPALIWYALPFFKQPRMQSIYDWFRGDFTAFNLVYVLVLLGIFIYFSFFWVKRSMSKNIEATKNSFYAPKKLLTQGIYGEVQHPMIIGDILCHLSLILLTGALYTLWLYPLYIIMDLMMIKIQVKYSLEPYFEEELKVYRKTTPAYFNGKLSVITWTMAIFMVVNVLLHMGIVD, encoded by the coding sequence ATGAGTCTCAATTTTATAATTCATGCGATTGTAGTGATCATGTCCCTCTTGGGCTTGATTATTTACTTCTATGCGTTTTATCTCGGCTATAAATATCATCATCTGGGCAAAGAATCTAATTTGCCTGAAAAACTATACTTCACTGGGGGCTATCCTGCCTTAATATGGTATGCTTTGCCTTTCTTCAAGCAACCCAGAATGCAGAGTATTTACGATTGGTTTCGGGGTGATTTTACAGCCTTTAATTTGGTGTATGTTTTAGTCCTATTGGGGATTTTTATTTATTTCAGCTTTTTCTGGGTCAAGAGATCTATGTCAAAGAATATAGAAGCCACCAAGAATTCCTTTTATGCCCCGAAGAAGCTTCTTACGCAGGGCATATACGGAGAAGTACAGCATCCTATGATCATTGGAGATATACTGTGCCACTTATCTTTGATTTTACTTACCGGTGCTTTATATACACTTTGGTTGTACCCGCTTTACATTATCATGGATTTGATGATGATAAAGATCCAAGTCAAATACTCGTTGGAACCTTATTTTGAGGAGGAATTAAAGGTATATCGCAAGACCACTCCGGCTTACTTCAATGGTAAATTATCGGTGATTACTTGGACAATGGCAATATTTATGGTGGTAAACGTTTTATTACATATGGGAATAGTTGACTAA
- a CDS encoding methyltransferase domain-containing protein, with amino-acid sequence MENNKGSVDQLITSVPGEWKFDAQVSQSFDSHVRKSVPLYEEVQKAVIEMSEWFIRDNSTIYDLGSSTGETISLLLRKHARKKNVRFIGVEESISMIEAARTKCIGDDVQFLQQGIEDINEFTNVDLVLSLYTLQFLPLWKRKKVVQRIYKGLVDGGAFILVEKVRAENSLFEDIWNDLYWDFKQEHGLNEQQVIKKSQSLRGVLIPLTHTENLQLLRSVGFRCVDTFIKWNNFAGIIAVKMPEPCDIYEDDGLSLHTTSFDKKIQTK; translated from the coding sequence ATGGAAAATAATAAAGGATCCGTAGATCAGTTGATTACTTCTGTTCCCGGTGAATGGAAATTCGACGCACAGGTATCGCAAAGTTTTGATAGTCATGTGCGCAAAAGCGTTCCTCTGTACGAAGAGGTACAAAAGGCTGTGATAGAGATGAGCGAATGGTTTATCAGAGATAATAGCACTATCTATGATTTGGGTTCGTCCACAGGTGAGACAATATCCTTGTTATTGCGCAAGCATGCCCGAAAAAAGAATGTTAGGTTTATAGGAGTGGAGGAAAGCATCTCTATGATTGAAGCGGCCCGAACTAAATGTATTGGCGATGACGTACAGTTTTTACAGCAGGGGATTGAGGATATCAATGAGTTTACCAATGTTGATCTGGTCCTTTCTTTGTACACCTTGCAATTCCTTCCACTATGGAAAAGAAAGAAAGTGGTGCAACGTATTTACAAAGGTTTGGTAGATGGTGGAGCCTTTATTTTAGTTGAGAAAGTAAGAGCGGAAAATTCCTTGTTCGAGGATATATGGAACGACTTGTATTGGGATTTCAAGCAAGAACATGGCTTGAACGAACAGCAAGTCATCAAAAAATCACAAAGCCTCAGGGGGGTTCTGATCCCTTTGACACATACCGAAAATTTACAATTGCTTCGAAGTGTTGGTTTTAGGTGTGTAGATACATTCATCAAATGGAACAACTTTGCCGGTATTATAGCGGTAAAAATGCCCGAACCGTGCGATATCTATGAGGATGATGGTCTCTCACTCCATACAACCTCATTTGACAAAAAAATTCAAACAAAATAA